The Pectobacterium sp. A5351 genome contains the following window.
GGTGGAACCACTCAGCCAGTTGCTGAATCGCAATGAAATCATAGGGGCCGTTGTAGAACTGGTGCCAGATGGCATGGAAGGCGCGTTGCTGTTTCGCAACGGTGTTGGTATACGCAGGCCGCCCCAAAAACCATTCAAGCCGCTTGCGCCCTTCCGTCATGTCCTGCCCCGGCCCCAATCCAATCCAGCGCCCACCGGGCACGAAGGCTTCAAAGTTGCCGCTAGTGATGACGACGATTTCCGGGTTCTCCACAATCACCTGTTCCGGGTGCATCTGCATAAACGTGTTCGGCGCACTTTTCGCCGCAACATTATCGCCACCGGCCAGTTGTACGAACTTACCGAAGTTATCCCGGCCGAACGTCAGGCAGCATTCATCGGTGTACCCTCCCAATCGCTCAATGAACACGCGTGGAGAGCGCGGTTTTTTGGCCGCCAGCAGGTCGGAAACGCGTTTTAGCTGCGCCTCACGGAACGCGAGAAACGCTTCGGCACGCGCTTCCTGATGAAACAGCTTGCCGAAAAGACGCAGGGTTGGCGCGGTGTTTTCCAACGGGTGATAACGGAAATCGACATACACAATCGGAATGCCGACGCTATCCAGTATCCGGTCATAGCCCGCATCCACAATCGCCCGCTGCGCCTCAATGTTCATAATGATGACGTCCGGCTTGAGCGACACCGCCTGCTCCACGTCAAACGTGCCCTTTTCCGTACCATCGAACGTCGGGATTTTCGTCAGTTGTGGGAAACGATCGCGATACTGGTGCCACGTTGCCGGATCGGACTGAATCAGATCGCGCCGCCAGGCGACAATCCTTTTCGCCGGATCTTCCCTGTCGAGCATCGCAACCAGATAAAGCTGACGCCCCTCGCCCAACATAACGCGCTGCACTGGCGTGTTGACTCTCACCTCACGCCCCAGCACGTCCTTGATGACGGTTGACGTTTGCGCGATTTGCTCAGCCTGACCCGCCAGCGGCGACAGACCGACCATCAACAGCGCACTCAGCAATAACCGACGGCAATGTTGCCGCGTCCAACGATTACACATTTTCGATATTTCCCTTCGTCGAGAGAGCGTCATGTTTTTCCGCCTGTCTCCGCAGGCGTCGTAGCAGCATCAGCGAGACCAGGAAGGTCACCAGGTAAGCGGCGCCAACGCAGAAGAACAGCGAACGTAGTCCGGGGGAGTAGAGCACCACTCCGCCCAAAGAAATGCCCAGAATAGAGGCAAACTGGCTGACGCTTTGCGCCACACCGAGTAGGTAACCCTGCTGCCCATCCCCCGCCGAGCGAGAAATCAGCGCCATCAGAACGGGCGTCGTCGCCCCCAACAGCACGCCCCACAGAAAATAAAGCGGGATGAAAATCGCAATATCCAGGATCGTGGCGGCCGTCAACGTGACGATGGCGCAGGCCAGCATCACCACACACAGGCGGCTCAGCGTCTGCGACAGCGAGAGGTTTTCAAAATAGCGCGCCCACAGCGATGCAGAGACAATCACGCCGGTCGCCTGCAAGCCATAGCACAGGCCAATAATCCATTTATCCACCTGAAAAAAGCCGTCCATATAGAGGGAAAACGGCGTTTGCGGAATCATGCGGCTGGTCAGCAGCAGGCCAGAAATCAGCAGCAGACCGGAAATCGGAGACAGTGCCCAAATCAGCCTGCGGGAAGCGTTGTTTTGTGACGTATTCTCAGGTGGAACAGCAGGCACCACCGGCGCAACATGGGGCAGAAACAGCGCGACGGTAATGCCGCACAGCGCACACAGGATCGCCGCACTCAGGTTGATCCAGAAGAAGTTCAGGTAGTCGAGGATCAGCCCGCCGACAATCGCGCCCAGCAGCGATCCCA
Protein-coding sequences here:
- a CDS encoding ABC transporter substrate-binding protein; this translates as MCNRWTRQHCRRLLLSALLMVGLSPLAGQAEQIAQTSTVIKDVLGREVRVNTPVQRVMLGEGRQLYLVAMLDREDPAKRIVAWRRDLIQSDPATWHQYRDRFPQLTKIPTFDGTEKGTFDVEQAVSLKPDVIIMNIEAQRAIVDAGYDRILDSVGIPIVYVDFRYHPLENTAPTLRLFGKLFHQEARAEAFLAFREAQLKRVSDLLAAKKPRSPRVFIERLGGYTDECCLTFGRDNFGKFVQLAGGDNVAAKSAPNTFMQMHPEQVIVENPEIVVITSGNFEAFVPGGRWIGLGPGQDMTEGRKRLEWFLGRPAYTNTVAKQQRAFHAIWHQFYNGPYDFIAIQQLAEWFHPDLFRDINADDTFRQLHQQFLPVDYQPGYFVSLEQ
- a CDS encoding MFS transporter; this encodes MRLSGQVAFIIHFMFVVQLVAMGAMEMSGPFWPLHLESMSSGAELSIAGIAVYVGPMLGIMLTSAFWGRMGDRLGNKAMMIRALFGLALTQLGLAWANDIWIIVALRFIQGACAGYIAPAQAYGVAVVSPLQRTRLFAWLQVSTNVGSLLGAIVGGLILDYLNFFWINLSAAILCALCGITVALFLPHVAPVVPAVPPENTSQNNASRRLIWALSPISGLLLISGLLLTSRMIPQTPFSLYMDGFFQVDKWIIGLCYGLQATGVIVSASLWARYFENLSLSQTLSRLCVVMLACAIVTLTAATILDIAIFIPLYFLWGVLLGATTPVLMALISRSAGDGQQGYLLGVAQSVSQFASILGISLGGVVLYSPGLRSLFFCVGAAYLVTFLVSLMLLRRLRRQAEKHDALSTKGNIENV